In the genome of Triticum urartu cultivar G1812 chromosome 5, Tu2.1, whole genome shotgun sequence, one region contains:
- the LOC125511135 gene encoding SCAR-like protein 1 isoform X3 yields MIRYQVRNEYGLADPALYAPEEEEEDDPEALLEGVAMAGLVGLLRQLGDLAEFAAEIFHDLHEDVMATASRGHGLMLRLQQLEAEFPAVEKAIIAQTDHSNYLHDNGIEWHPNLQLNQNLITIGDMPRFILDSYEECRGPPHLFTLDKFDVAGAGASLKRYSDPSFFKMGQTSNMIEPDYLREKKPRRIKKKAMRRKGETLESLLIANSESQITSSKDRSSRKVPPRTTKLKSRHLRDSYNKTISRICREQLQEVISSQQKILSNCSARNFHAKFRSTDSSEIISSFGELDNFSAPAQSFTKHELTKVVPVDESDTLVTASAPINGPIHLEVDDGQYLATQQEHFEMEQICKGSPLQSVQEEKLQLAVVPVYHDDDPCRPDDIGSDQDKFIDTLNIESEGEADHSMKSQKNLSAEMEVDNLNCDGKEAESVLDVQFSEPGPAEDLSSGLSNPCNDTEPTRADSFLLSDSSPSAVSDTKDTDSDSDSCKQVGADNWINDKESCNDVDLMDVSSSSSVTSDDNGNFETDTNLNGCVQNQEASFLPTNDYHAVAIPSSEKQLSQTSSGLDGLASISSNYHEIAYRSAEDGRNNVVDGTSTISGQPNDVSHAVGEVEVPHADDLLLQSGTHNQEQIQLSKKPFEECTSIATVVQETDTKVASLPGMDPVVHMNDLEFNNVALPAEIDTSTKPTSLDPDVTHKHSDKLDSGVIPIHSITSDNPSFESDQGELVEESHCLPDEDLYKHITEDQEIAALEKGPCSVRLDTHKEDSMQASVVPMHFSNIQVIPGLAESVPTFQDDTEAHTSKMLEQSPRVLNDDTKSSLVDVPSASSTAPILDTVKSCMEYHESIETIKNVEHSEVLVDAEVVEESTTGRFDDDRIPSEEEHTDGVKHTEKAEVDAEVVEELTTGRFDDDMIPSEEEHTDGAKQTEKAEVLPTNSSHDIPLQSSPFREDIEAVEATCENLGSLEESRGHIFRESMLQKENTQELLLQTANLPHPIEIETSGGTLGGSDDILYVPPSHFPEDSSCQEDLSEETTLIAEEVPCQSDLDKDVTVSPNSNMVWEQLSDVDQDLVRELSAQDSFGTNPFVDPGYMVSSTDPLPSMSYQPCCSEEEDDFLSELLIQQCKIEAKANLYPLDDSLWEPATPPDEAPLPSEVMTEQDFRSLCHEYHEIDFTAATEGFDHKPSSDTKDITNASVVSVLDFPSSVSVLPVELDQEAVCSKPDSQRADCSSARDISGETFVPLSAIEVPDAEKQAADSDLRSHESFGDEKNLELDILSVPVKSEQEQRPLPEVVPVKEEQDPCANLPPHAFINENVGELDVHSSNSPVEPLVGARGLDEPDVLPLRKPTPTQESDSCVFDGPNSQSVPSSSMDKTVDDLDVPPPRIALEAEESEDQFTGENDSQIGTSHVCEKIEEPAAPPSNAVLVEKEAEVCAPSELDSQIASCSLRNKKIDELDCPPLSGSALIEDESEDHISGVPDSQIAPYSPVNDKIVEPGASTSVNDREAGWETCPSPELDPQFAPCPLSDYNVGKLDVTPSCNVQVEAENGPYHSPEFGTRIASYSSVNDKIDVPGAATSIHDMEVEQGWEACASPELDSQIAPCPVSEDRVGELDGSSSCNVLVETENGPYHSPEFGTQVAPYSSVNDKIDVPGAATSIHDMEVEQGWEACASPELDSQIAPCPVSEDRVGELDGSSSCNVLVETENGPYHSPEFGTQVAPYSSVNDKIDVPGAATSIHDMEVEQGWEACASPELDSQIAPCPVSEDRVGELDGSSSCNVLVETENGPYHSPEFGTQVAPYSSVNDKIDVPGAATSIHDMEVEQGWEACASPELDSQTAPCPMGEDKVGELDVSSSCNVQVEPENASYCSPESDSQIAPGSLNSSALAERSTAASTSVMHSTEENYRVSPVPPHTEPFQSVCSEDPPKLPPLPPLQWRLGRPRLGLLSTKDRAPDPASRTTSILPVSSQNMDNGLVSLDGMAEPIALVSSQDIKERHQNSVVDNSDQRVESGMPRENDRPFSEACWNIKHQGHIISSPSEAEEHLNDSGATAHVINQQDRQQHLLCSDISDIAKHLSSTDPAASEDDKMVDDHSAARSVHFHKVSSSTPGHVSENGSCQQSQHGESLSGTSGNEEHSSNSSDEEKNLKDQPITRGLPLDTTKHTASGSVLEEGNSQESQLQEQDADNLKGGPSEGQSHTAESMVSEDYPHGDHNLDTESILQPNPSWPSNISKYLGDLDEGGYAHVEQPPVMGWTVGPQMLHPNYGISTEGSRFEPEVTDYRLTRKPVSVRNIPRNPLVDAVAAHDRSTMRKVSELAPPTDKPNTDDKNLWLEQIRNKTFDLKPVGSAKPTSMIAPARASSGNLRVAAIIEKANAIRQAVGSDDEDDDNWSDT; encoded by the exons ATGATACGGTACCAGGTGCGCAACGAGTACGGGCTGGCGGATCCGGCGCTGTAcgcgccggaggaggaggaggaggatgacccCGAGGCGCTGCTCGAGGGCGTCGCCATGGCCGGCCTCGTCGGCCTGCTCCGCCAGCTCGGGGATCTCGCTGA GTTCGCCGCAGAAATTTTTCATGACCTGCATGAAGATGTGATGGCCACTGCTTCTCGAGGGCATGGTTTGATGCTTAGATTGCAGCAGCTAGAGGCAGAATTTCCTGCAGTTGAGAAGGCAATTATAGCACAGACTGACCATTCAAATTACCTACATGATAATG GTATTGAGTGGCACCCAAATCTTCAGCTTAATCAGAATTTGATCACGATAGGAGATATGCCTCGTTTCATTTTGGATTCATATGAAGAATGTCGTGGCCCACCACATTTATTCACGTTGGACAA GTTCGATGTTGCTGGTGCCGGGGCCTCCTTAAAACGATATTCAGACCCCTCTTTCTTTAAGATGGGACAGACCTCCAACATGATTGAACCGGATTACTTAAGAGAGAAGAAGCCCCGTAGGATAAAG AAAAAGGCTATGCGAAGGAAAGGGGAAACACTCGAATCATTGCTTATTGCGAACTCTGA GTCTCAAATTACTTCATCAAAGGATCGATCTTCTAGAAAAGTTCCACCAAGGACAACAAAACTGAAATCCAGGCATTTACGGGATTCTTACAATAAAACTATAAGCAGAATCTGCAGGGAACAATTGCAAGAAGTAATTTCATCACAACAGAAGATCTTGTCAAATTGTTCTGCAAGGAACTTCCATGCAAAATTTAGGTCAACTGACTCGAGTGAAATAATATCTTCATTTGGAGAATTAGACAATTTCAGTGCTCCTGCTCAGTCTTTTACTAAACATGAACTGACGAAGGTTGTCCCAGTAGACGAATCTGATACTTTGGTGACTGCATCTGCACCCATTAATGGACCGATTCATCTTGAGGTAGATGATGGTCAATATCTGGCAACACAACAGGAACATTTCGAAATGGAACAGATCTGCAAGGGATCTCCATTGCAGTCAGTGCAGGAAGAGAAACTTCAATTGGCTGTAGTTCCTGTTTACCATGATGATGATCCCTGCAGGCCTGATGATATTGGTAGTGATCAAGACAAGTTTATTGACACCCTTAATATAGAATCAGAAGGTGAAGCCGATCATAGCATGAAAAGTCAAAAGAATCTCAGTGCCGAAATGGAAGTGGATAATTTGAACTGTGATGGCAAGGAAGCTGAAAGTGTGCTGGATGTACAGTTTTCAGAACCAGGTCCTGCAGAAGACCTGTCATCAGGGTTGAGCAATCCATGCAATGACACAGAACCAACCCGTGCAGACTCATTTCTGCTAAGTGATTCTTCTCCTTCTGCAGTGTCAGACACAAAAGATACAGACTCTGATTCAGATTCTTGCAAACAAGTGGGTGCTGATAATTGGATCAACGACAAAGAATCTTGTAATGATGTTGATCTAATGGATGTCAGCTCATCATCCAGTGTAACCTCTGATGACAATGGTAACTTTGAAACTGACACTAATCTCAATGGCTGTGTACAAAACCAGGAGGCGTCTTTTCTCCCTACCAACGATTATCATGCTGTTGCTATCCCTAGTTCTGAAAAACAGTTATCCCAGACATCTAGTGGCTTGGATG GTTTGGCTAGCATTAGCAGTAATTACCACGAAATAGCATATCGCTCAGCGGAGGATGGCCGAAATAATGTGGTAGATGGTACTTCTACGATATCTGGACAACCCAATGATGTTTCACATGCTGTTGGAGAAGTTGAAGTTCCACATGCTGATGATTTGTTACTCCAGAGTGGCACACACAATCAAGAACAAATACAGTTGTCCAAGAAACCATTTGAAGAATGCACATCTATAGCTACAGTTGTCCAAGAAACAGATACCAAAGTTGCATCACTGCCAGGCATGGATCCTGTTGTGCACATGAATGACTTGGAGTTCAACAATGTTGCACTTCCTGCAGAAATTGACACGAGTACAAAACCAACTAGTTTGGATCCTGATGTTACCCACAAGCATTCTGACA AGCTTGATTCAGGAGTTATACCTATTCATTCAATCACATCAGATAATCCATCGTTTGAATCAGATCAGGGTGAACTGGTTGAAGAATCACACTGTTTACCAGATGAAGATCTATATAAGCATATCACAGAGGATCAAGAAATAGCTGCACTGGAAAAAGGGCCCTGTTCAGTTAGGCTCGACACACACAAAGAAGATTCTATGCAGGCGTCTGTTGTGCCCATGCACTTCTCTAATATTCAGGTGATCCCAGGACTTGCTGAATCTGTACCTACTTTTCAAGATGACACAGAAGCTCATACAAGCAAGATGCTGGAACAATCTCCACGAGTATTGAATGATGATACAAAATCATCGTTGGTTGATGTCCCATCAGCTTCTAGTACTGCCCCTATACTTGATACCGTCAAGTCCTGCATGGAATACCATGAATCCATTGAAACGATAAAAAATGTGGAGCACAGTGAAGTTCTGGTTGATGCTGAGGTTGTAGAAGAATCAACTACCGGCAGGTTTGATGATGACAGGATACCTTCTGAAGAGGAGCATACTGATGGTGTCAAACATACCGAGAAAGCAGAGGTTGATGCCGAGGTTGTAGAAGAATTGACTACCGGCAGGTTTGATGATGACATGATACCTTCTGAAGAGGAGCATACTGATGGTGCCAAACAGACCGAGAAAGCAGAGGTTCTGCCTACAAATTCTAGTCATGATATACCATTGCAATCCAGTCCTTTCAGAGAAGACATTGAAGCAGTTGAAGCTACCTGTGAAAACCTTGGATCACTAGAAGAGTCAAGAGGACATATCTTTAGAGAAAGTATGCTGCAGAAGGAAAATACACAGGAGCTCCTGCTGCAGACAGCCAATCTTCCACACCCTATTGAAATAGAAACGTCAGGCGGAACACTGGGTGGCAGTGATGACATTCTATATGTTCCGCCATCGCATTTTCCAGAAGATTCTTCTTGTCAAGAGGATTTATCAGAAGAAACCACTCTAATTGCTGAAGAAGTTCCATGTCAGAGTGATTTGGATAAGGATGTTACAGTAAGCCCGAACAGTAACATGGTGTGGGAGCAACTATCAGATGTCGATCAAGACTTGGTGAGGGAGTTATCTGCTCAAGATTCTTTTGGCACAAACCCATTCGTCGATCCTGGGTACATGGTGAGCTCTACTGATCCTTTGCCCAGTATGAGCTATCAACCATGTTgctctgaagaagaagatgatttTCTCTCAGAACTTCTAATCCAGCAGTGTAAGATCGAAGCAAAAGCGAACCTGTATCCACTTGATGATTCTCTTTGGGAACCTGCAACTCCACCCGATGAAGCACCATTACCATCAGAAGTTATGACTGAACAGGACTTCAGATCCTTGTGCCATGAATACCATGAGATTGATTTTACTGCTGCCACAGAAGGTTTTGATCATAAACCATCCTCAGATACTAAAGATATTACAAATGCTTCTGTGGTCAGTGTATTGGACTTTCCTAGTTCTGTATCTGTGCTGCCAGTGGAATTAGACCAGGAAGCGGTTTGTTCTAAGCCAGATTCTCAACGTGCTGATTGTTCTTCTGCCAGGGATATATCAGGCGAAACATTCGTGCCCTTATCTGCCATAGAAGTTCCAGATGCCGAGAAACAAGCAGCGGATTCTGACTTGAGATCTCACGAGTCTTTCGGTGATGAGAAAAATCTTGAACTGGATATCCTTTCCGTTCCAGTGAAATCAGAGCAGGAACAACGTCCCTTGCCTGAGGTTGTTCCAGTGAAAGAAGAGCAGGACCCCTGTGCTAACCTTCCTCCACATGCTTTTATAAATGAAAACGTAGGTGAACTGGATGTTCACTCGAGTAACTCGCCAGTGGAACCGTTGGTAGGAGCACGTGGCTTGGATGAACCGGATGTCCTTCCTTtaaggaaacctactccaacccAGGAATCAGACTCCTGTGTCTTTGATGGACCTAACTCTCAAAGTGTTCCATCTTCCTCAATGGATAAGACGGTTGACGATCTAGATGTCCCTCCTCCGAGGATTGCTCTTGAAGCTGAGGAGTCAGAAGATCAGTTTACAGGTGAAAATGATTCTCAGATTGGTACATCTCACGTTTGTGAGAAGATTGAAGAACCTGCTGCCCCTCCAAGCAATGCTGTTCTTGTTGAAAAGGAGGCAGAAGTTTGTGCTCCAAGTGAACTGGATTCTCAAATTGCTTCATGTTCTTTGCGTAACAAGAAAATAGACGAACTAGATTGTCCTCCTTTGAGTGGTTCTGCATTGATAGAAGATGAGTCGGAAGATCATATCTCTGGTGTTCCTGATTCTCAAATTGCTCCATATTCTCCAGTAAATGATAAGATTGTTGAACCAGGTGCTTCTACATCAGTAAATGATAGAGAGGCGGGGTGGGAAACTTGTCCGTCTCCTGAATTGGATCCTCAGTTTGCTCCATGTCCCTTAAGTGATTACAATGTTGGTAAACTAGACGTGACTCCATCATGCAATGTCCAAGTGGAAGCAGAGAATGGACCCTATCATTCACCTGAATTTGGTACCCGAATTGCTTCATATTCTTCAGTAAATGATAAGATTGATGTACCAGGTGCTGCTACATCAATACATGATATGGAGGTGGAGCAAGGGTGGGAAGCATGCGCATCCCCTGAATTGGATTCTCAAATTGCTCCATGCCCCGTGAGTGAGGACAGGGTTGGTGAACTAGATGGATCTTCATCATGCAATGTCCTAGTGGAAACAGAGAATGGACCCTATCACTCACCTGAATTTGGTACCCAAGTTGCTCCATATTCTTCAGTAAATGATAAGATTGATGTACCAGGTGCTGCTACATCAATACATGATATGGAGGTGGAGCAAGGGTGGGAAGCATGCGCATCCCCTGAATTGGATTCTCAAATTGCTCCATGCCCCGTGAGTGAGGACAGGGTTGGTGAACTAGATGGATCTTCATCATGCAATGTCCTAGTGGAAACAGAGAATGGACCCTATCACTCACCTGAATTTGGTACCCAAGTTGCTCCATATTCTTCAGTAAATGATAAGATTGATGTACCAGGTGCTGCTACATCAATACATGATATGGAGGTGGAGCAAGGGTGGGAAGCATGCGCATCCCCTGAATTGGATTCTCAAATTGCTCCATGCCCCGTGAGTGAGGACAGGGTTGGTGAACTAGATGGATCTTCATCATGCAATGTCCTAGTGGAAACAGAGAATGGACCCTATCACTCACCTGAATTTGGTACCCAAGTTGCTCCATATTCTTCAGTAAATGATAAGATTGATGTACCAGGTGCTGCTACATCAATACATGATATGGAGGTGGAGCAAGGGTGGGAAGCATGTGCATCCCCTGAATTGGATTCTCAAACTGCTCCGTGCCCCATGGGTGAGGACAAGGTTGGTGAACTCGATGTATCTTCGTCATGCAATGTCCAAGTGGAACCAGAGAATGCATCCTATTGCTCACCTGAATCTGATTCCCAAATTGCACCGGGTTCTTTGAATTCCAGTGCGCTAGCTGAGAGATCAACAGCGGCTTCTACTTCTGTCATGCATAGTACCGAGGAAAACTATCGGGTCTCTCCTGTTCCACCACACACTGAACCGTTTCAAAGTGTATGCAGTGAAGATCCTCCGAAACTACCTCCTCTTCCTCCGCTTCAGTGGAGGCTTGGAAGGCCTCGTTTGGGACTTCTGAGTACAAAAGACCGTGCGCCTGACCCTGCAAGCAGAACAACTTCCATTTTGCCTGTATCAAGCCAAAATATGGATAATGGCCTAGTTTCACTTGACGGAATGGCAGAACCAATAGCCTTAGTTTCCTCTCAAGATATCAAAGAGAGGCATCAGAATTCTGTGGTGGACAATAGTGATCAAAGGGTAGAATCTGGAATGCCAAGGGAAAATGACAGGCCATTTTCAGAGGCTTGTTGGAACATCAAGCATCAGGGGCATATCATTTCATCACCATCGGAGGCTGAAGAACATCTGAATGACAGTGGGGCCACTGCACATGTAATTAACCAGCAAGATCGTCAACAGCACCTCTTGTGTTCAGATATTTCAGACATCGCTAAGCATCTCAGTTCTACAGATCCAGCTGCATCTGAGGATGACAAAATGGTGGATGATCACAGTGCTGCACGTAGCGTGCATTTCCACAAAGTGAGCTCTTCAACACCAGGGCATGTTTCTGAAAATGGTAGTTGCCAGCAATCTCAGCACGGTGAATCATTATCAGGGACTTCAGGCAATGAAGAGCATAGTTCAAATTCATCAGATGAGGAGAAGAATCTGAAAGACCAGCCAATCACAAGAGGATTACCTTTAGACACAACAAAACATACTGCATCAGGCTCAGTGTTAGAAGAAGGCAATAGCCAGGAGAGTCAGTTACAGGAACAAGATGCGGATAACCTCAAGGGTGGTCCGTCTGAAGGCCAGTCACATACTGCAGAATCAATGGTATCTGAAGATTATCCCCATGGTGATCATAATTTGGACACAGAGAGTATACTTCAGCCAAACCCGTCATGGCCTAGCAATATAAGTAAATATCTTGGTGACCTTGATGAAGGCGGCTATGCACACGTTGAGCAGCCACCAGTGATGGGATGGACTGTTGGACCTCAGATGCTTCATCCTAATTATGGAATATCAACGGAAGGGAGCAGATTTGAACCAGAGGTCACAGATTATCGGTTGACCAGAAAGCCAGTTTCAGTGAGAAACATCCCAAGAAATCCACTGGTTGATGCTGTTGCTGCTCATGATAGAAGCACG ATGCGGAAGGTTTCAGAACTTGCTCCCCCCACAGATAAGCCAAATACCGATGATAAAAACCTGTGGCTTGAGCAGATAAGGAACAAG ACCTTTGACCTGAAACCAGTGGGTTCTGCTAAACCGACATCCATGATAGCCCCTGCTAGAGCCTCTAGTGGAAACCTGAGAGTTGCTGCAATAATAGAGAAAGCGAATGCCATACGCCAG GCGGTGGGAAGTGATGACGAAGACGACGATAATTGGAGTGACACATAG